A window of Vigna unguiculata cultivar IT97K-499-35 chromosome 4, ASM411807v1, whole genome shotgun sequence contains these coding sequences:
- the LOC114181907 gene encoding pentatricopeptide repeat-containing protein At4g21190: MLALTDSPLLIAKTFEIMKIPASTRCTVVCAAKGPRPRYPRVWKTNKRVGTISKAEKLVKSIKELSNVKEEVYGALDSYVAWELEFPLITVKKALKTLEYEREWKRVIQVTKWMLSKGQGKTMGSYFTLINALVNDDRLDEAEELWTKLLMRYMESLPRRFFDKMISIYHKRGMHEKMFEIFADIEELAMRPSISTVSMVGEAFLELGMLDKYHKLHAKYPPPQWEYRYSRGRRIKVKVQPPSKQVNTYTESLENVEQDLDVNKNYESSEETSGIIEDQQLRHDNDVTISTEPEQISDINENYMSEDTAEIIDDEQLRQEADVTSMELEQISDNSNHSMETILDV; this comes from the exons ATGCTTGCACTTACGGATTCTCCTCTACTTATCGCTAAAACATTTGAAATCATGAAGATACCAGCCAGTACACGGTGCACTGTG gTATGTGCTGCAAAAGGTCCAAGACCAAGGTATCCCCGAGTTTGGAAGACTAATAAAAGAGTTGGGACCATTTCCAAGGCTGAGAAGCTTGTTAAGTCT ATTAAGGAACTGTCAAATGTCAAAGAAGAAGTTTATGGAGCTCTTGATTCCTATGTTGCTTGGGAACTAGAGTTCCCTTTAATTACAGTAAAAAAGGCGCTCAAGACCCTAGAATACGAACGAGAGTGGAAGCGTGTAATACAG GTAACAAAATGGATGTTAAGCAAAGGTCAAGGAAAGACAATGGGAAGctattttacattaattaatgCTTTAGTAAACGATGACAGACTTGATGAAGCTGAAGAGCTTTGGACAAAGTTATTAATGCGGTATATGGAAAGTTTGCCTCGTAGattttttgataaaatgatATCTATCTACCATAAGAGGGGCATGCATGAGAAGATGTTTGAG ATATTTGCAGACATTGAAGAGCTTGCTATGCGACCTAGTATATCTACTGTGTCAATGGTTGGAGAAGCCTTTCTAGAGCTGGGTATGCTAGACAAATACCATAAGTTACATGCAAAATATCCACCACCACAATGGGAATATAGATACAGCAGAGGAAGGCGTATAAAAGTCAAAGTGCAACCTCCATCTAAACAGGTCAACACATACACAGAAAGTCTTGAGAATGTTGAACAAGACTTAGACGTAAACAAGAATTATGAATCTTCAGAAGAGACTTCGGGGATAATTGAAGATCAGCAACTCAGACATGATAATGATGTAACAATATCCACGGAACCTGAACAAATTTCAGACATAAACGAGAATTATATGTCAGAAGACACTGCAGAGATAATTGATGATGAGCAACTCAGGCAGGAGGCCGATGTAACATCCATGGAACTTGAACAAATTTCAGACAATTCAAATCACAGTATGGAAACTATTTTAGATGTCTAA